Part of the Candidatus Woesearchaeota archaeon genome is shown below.
GGAATAGGAAAAGACTCCGGAATACTTGCAGAATATGGCATTTCAGAAGCAGATTTTCAAAAATCTTTATTAATATACGAACACAAAATACCCGAAAATGAAATAATTACAGAAGAAACAGCAAAAAATGCTGGAGAAAACAGCAGAAAAGGAATAGAAACAATACTGCAAAAGGAAATACCTCACAAATCTATGATTATGATTATGCATCCCTTGTCAGCAAAAAGAGTCTACTCCGTGTTTAAACTAGAAGCTGAAAAAAAAGGATTCACGTCTGAAATACAACAAACAACATCAGACTATGCATTTGATATCAATAACGAACAAGACGTGAATGAACTGATGACTGAAATGATAAAATTGTACGAATGGCCTAAAAATGATTGGTGTGTAAAACAAAAAAAAATACCCTCAAAGCTAGTAGACTACGCAAAAAACAATCTTGCACGAGGTTGAGAATCTTAAAAAATGTTTCAGACAAAATTTATAAATTACCCGGAATTATTTAACATATGAAGAAAATACTTTGGTTAGCTTATGGACCCAACACGATATATCTTGAATTAGCTAAAGAATTGGGCAAAAATGCTGAACTTAAACTAATATTTGTAGAAAAGTTCAAAGCATTTGACATAAAGGATAAAAATTACGAAATAATTATTAAAAAACACAAAACAAACTATGTTTATTCTACAAAAAAGTTTTTTGAAAAAAGAGATATAGCTTATTTGATATATTTTCCCGGATTAGAGAAAACTATAAGCGCTATTAATCCAGATATAATTATTTCTAACCTTTGGTACATGCCGGCCACATGGCAGGCAGCAAAAATAGCCAAAAAACTTAACACTCCTTTTTATCTTCAAACAGAAATGCAGTTATTTCCAGGAGGCATTTCTGGAATAATTAGTAAAATCTTATTCAAATTCAAAAAGAACATGTTTTATCAGGCAGAAAAAATATTGCCGTGGACAAATAGATCTAAAGATTTTTTGATTAAACAAATGCCTGAATTAAAAAACAAAATAGAGGTTGTTCCTGCAGGAATAGACAACAAAATGTTTTATCCTGTAAAAAGAAAAAAAAGCAAAACTTTGCGTCTGCTTTTTGTGGGTAGAATGGTTCCTTATAAGAGTCTTCATCTTCTTTTAGAAGCAATAAAACAATTAAAAGAAAAAAACATAACTTTGTCTGTATATGGTGAAGGTCCACTAAAAGAGGAATATGTTAAGTTTGTAAAAACGAACAAGTTAAAAAATTGTGTGTTCTTCGAAAAGCCATATAAGCGAGAAGCTTTCAAAAAGATCTGTGCTGAGCATGACGCTTTAGTTCTTCCAAGCTACAACGAAGCAATCGGCATGGTCGTTCCAGAAGCATTAGCGTGCGGTCTACCTGTAATTGTCTCTGATACTGCAGGAGCAACAACGTATGTCGAGCATGGAAAAAACGGTTTGATATTCAAGACAGGAAACCTGAAAGATTTAATAAATAAAATTAAGATTATTAAAAAAGACAAATTAAAAGGTTATTTGAACAAAAAATATTTTTTACAAAATACCGGGCTAAAATCACTTATAACCCAAGTTTGACAGTTTGCTAATTATTTTGTTTCTGAAAAAGTGTCCGTTTTTTATTAAAAAAGCGTACTTTTGTAAGTGAAATGTGAACAAATCCACAGTATTATAGAACCAACCCTCTCTTTTTGTTTTGTTTATTAAATATCTTTTTAACGATTTCATCTAAAAAAAGAAGAGCAATAATTTAAATAATTTTTCATTCACAAAAACTTTCTTAATACTTTCCTAGGTTTACTTAAGTCCAAACCTATTTTCTTTTCAATAACAAGCATCAAGTCGAAGTCGTCTTGAGAAAATGTTTTCGTTGCAAATAACAAAAATACAAAGAAAGCAGAATATATTATTCCTGCGATAATAAGCTGCGCAATTAAGTGAATCGGAGTTAATGCAAACAACAGGAACACACCTTTAGTAATTACTCCTGAAATTATTCCTGAAAAAAGAATTTTCAGTACAGACCCAAATTCAAATTTAACCATAATAAGTTTTTGAGAATAAACATATTCAGAAATTCTTAGCAGAAGAAGACTTAGCCCTGAAGCTAGAGCAACACCAATAATTCCAAAGATATTTACAAAAAATAAATTTAAACATAAATTGAATATTGCCCACATAAGATTATTATAAAACAGGAATTTTGACTTTTTCTTTATAAGAACAGGAATATAATAAAAGGCGAATATGTTAACAATGCTAAAAAACACAGACAAGATTATCAAAGACATAGAGCCACTCAAAAATTCTTCTCCAAACAAAATAAAAATTATTTGATTTGAAAATAATACCAGAAGAACAGAACCAAAAATTGTCGCGCCAAAAACCCATATCGTTGTTCTTGAAAATATTTTCTTATAGTCTGCAGAAGACTTGTAATACGTCTTAGTTAAAGTTGGCATAAGTAAGCTTCCAAACAAACTTGGAATAAATAGAAGAAATGCAGCTAACGAGTAAGCTATACCATAAATTCCTACAGCTGAAGAATCGATGAATCCTGCAAGAACGAAGTTGTCTGTCCAGCTCAAAACATAAGCCATCAATCCCATTAGCATAAGGGGAAGGGAAAAAAACAACCATTCTTTTGTTTTAAAAATAGGTTTACTTATTATTCGCTTATAATCCTTAATATAAAATAGCAAGTAAAGCAGGAAACTTAAAGAAATAGAAAATACTAAACCTACAACCATAAAAATCAGTTCTAAATTCAGAAGAATTATTATTCCTATTGTTGCAAGCAGAATTATTCTTTCTAGAACATTGTAGGAAAATACCGCTTTAAATGGGTTGTTTGTAGAGAAAAAATAGTATGTAAAAAACGAGTTTATAGTTCTAAAAGGTATTGCAATAACAAGAATCTTCAAAAGAAAACTAAATTCTGAAGGAAGATTAAAAATTTCACCTATACCTTGTGCAAGCAAAAAGAGAATCGCAGACACCACAATCGAAACAACAAGAGGCCAACCTATTGCAAATATTCTGTAGCCTTTAAGTTCTCTGAACTTCTTCTGTGAAATATAATAAGAAATATACCTTTGAACGCCGAACCCTATCCCCATATCTGCAAAAACAACAGCCAAGCCAAGTATCGTCATCAATATTTCAAATATTCCAAAATCTTCGGGTCCGAAGTATCTTGCTGCAAATAATTTAAAAAAAAACATCAGAACATAACCCATCATACCCAGTATAAAAGTTATTCCTGCACCATACAATACTTGTTTTAATGCAGACATGTGTGTTGCTTCTTTAGTCATTTTAACCTATAGAGAAAAATAGTTTATATTTTCTTTGTTTATCTTATCAAAAGCGCCTTTGATATCAAAGAACAGGAGTTTATCAGAGTCTTTTATGACTAACAGTTTTTCGATATCTTTTAAGTATTCTTTATGAGGAACTGTCATAATAACACAATCAACGCCAAAAATTTCATTCAGTGGCGTGTTTTTTACACCAAATTTCTCTTCATCAATTTGCTCTTGTGTTAAAAGAGGATCATTTGCAATAACCTGCAAACCATATTCTTTGAGTTCTTTAATCAAATCTTTTGCCTTACTATTACGAGGATCATTCACATTTTCCTTAAATGAAAGACCCAACACTAAGACTTTACATACAGATATATTTTTTTGCTTTTTAATAAGCTCTTTTACTATTCTGTCCACAACATTTTTTGCCATCGAGTCATTTATTTCTCTTCCCGCAAGAATCACTCGTGGAGTATGCCCTAGTTCTAAGGCTTTATATGTTAGATAATAGGGATCTACACCTATACAATGACCACCCACCAAGCCAGGAGTATACTTGTGAAAATTCCATTTTGTTCCTGCAGCTTCAATTACGTCCTTTGTGTTAATTCCGAGTTTTTCGAATATTATGGATAATTCATTCATTAAAGCAATATTCAAATCTCTTTGGACATTTTCTATAACTTTGGCTGCTTCTGCAACTTTTATAGAAGGTGCTTTGTGTATTCCTGCAGGTATAACAGATGAATAAACTTCAGATATTGTATCAAGAGCTTCAGAATCGCTTCCCGAAACAACTTTCATAATCTTATCAGGTGTGTGTTCTTTGTCACCAGGATTTATTCTTTCTGGAGAGAATCCTATTTTGAAATCTATTCCAAGTTTCAGACTGGATTCTTTTTCTAAAATAGGCACACATATATCTTCTGTGACTCCTGGATATACTGTGCTTTCGTATACAACAATTGAGCCGGGAGACAGGTTTCTTCCGACTAGTTTGGAAGCTTTTTCTACACAAGACATGTCTGGTTTTTTGTGTTCATCGACAGGTGTTGGTACTGCAATTATAATAAAATCAGATTTTTTTATATTTGCAGGATTATCTGTAAAAAAGATGTTTGCTTTTTTTAT
Proteins encoded:
- a CDS encoding YdcF family protein, producing the protein MKKINHEKIKEIYDYMISETVPLEKAEPTDLAFVFGRFDPKIAEKTAEAYKSGKIKRILITGGIGKDSGILAEYGISEADFQKSLLIYEHKIPENEIITEETAKNAGENSRKGIETILQKEIPHKSMIMIMHPLSAKRVYSVFKLEAEKKGFTSEIQQTTSDYAFDINNEQDVNELMTEMIKLYEWPKNDWCVKQKKIPSKLVDYAKNNLARG
- a CDS encoding glycosyltransferase family 4 protein, which translates into the protein MKKILWLAYGPNTIYLELAKELGKNAELKLIFVEKFKAFDIKDKNYEIIIKKHKTNYVYSTKKFFEKRDIAYLIYFPGLEKTISAINPDIIISNLWYMPATWQAAKIAKKLNTPFYLQTEMQLFPGGISGIISKILFKFKKNMFYQAEKILPWTNRSKDFLIKQMPELKNKIEVVPAGIDNKMFYPVKRKKSKTLRLLFVGRMVPYKSLHLLLEAIKQLKEKNITLSVYGEGPLKEEYVKFVKTNKLKNCVFFEKPYKREAFKKICAEHDALVLPSYNEAIGMVVPEALACGLPVIVSDTAGATTYVEHGKNGLIFKTGNLKDLINKIKIIKKDKLKGYLNKKYFLQNTGLKSLITQV
- a CDS encoding oligosaccharide flippase family protein produces the protein MTKEATHMSALKQVLYGAGITFILGMMGYVLMFFFKLFAARYFGPEDFGIFEILMTILGLAVVFADMGIGFGVQRYISYYISQKKFRELKGYRIFAIGWPLVVSIVVSAILFLLAQGIGEIFNLPSEFSFLLKILVIAIPFRTINSFFTYYFFSTNNPFKAVFSYNVLERIILLATIGIIILLNLELIFMVVGLVFSISLSFLLYLLFYIKDYKRIISKPIFKTKEWLFFSLPLMLMGLMAYVLSWTDNFVLAGFIDSSAVGIYGIAYSLAAFLLFIPSLFGSLLMPTLTKTYYKSSADYKKIFSRTTIWVFGATIFGSVLLVLFSNQIIFILFGEEFLSGSMSLIILSVFFSIVNIFAFYYIPVLIKKKSKFLFYNNLMWAIFNLCLNLFFVNIFGIIGVALASGLSLLLLRISEYVYSQKLIMVKFEFGSVLKILFSGIISGVITKGVFLLFALTPIHLIAQLIIAGIIYSAFFVFLLFATKTFSQDDFDLMLVIEKKIGLDLSKPRKVLRKFL
- a CDS encoding nucleotide sugar dehydrogenase → MSRKICVVGLGYVGLPLAVLFGKKQRITGFDINKAKIESFQKGMDPTREVGDEIKKANIFFTDNPANIKKSDFIIIAVPTPVDEHKKPDMSCVEKASKLVGRNLSPGSIVVYESTVYPGVTEDICVPILEKESSLKLGIDFKIGFSPERINPGDKEHTPDKIMKVVSGSDSEALDTISEVYSSVIPAGIHKAPSIKVAEAAKVIENVQRDLNIALMNELSIIFEKLGINTKDVIEAAGTKWNFHKYTPGLVGGHCIGVDPYYLTYKALELGHTPRVILAGREINDSMAKNVVDRIVKELIKKQKNISVCKVLVLGLSFKENVNDPRNSKAKDLIKELKEYGLQVIANDPLLTQEQIDEEKFGVKNTPLNEIFGVDCVIMTVPHKEYLKDIEKLLVIKDSDKLLFFDIKGAFDKINKENINYFSL